From Triticum aestivum cultivar Chinese Spring chromosome 4A, IWGSC CS RefSeq v2.1, whole genome shotgun sequence, a single genomic window includes:
- the LOC123088568 gene encoding MDIS1-interacting receptor like kinase 1-like: protein MSLRFSHRPAATQPIVLNEQAIVDNLTEDNMKMTWASRRTWEDEHLYLVHGQGTAAGNTPPCTLAVKKFQSINQALQVDNNAKYRYNSEMFLLASNSHDNIIKVVGLIQREDTIMLVYEYPVNGSLQSWLSQPMDAGQPLSWPQRRFIAIGVANGLCHLHHRCKRPIIHHNINSNNILLDHNFKPVIAGFDAAQMNMAGLDQPLPIAGLPLGNFGYAAPEYGVAASELTEKVDTYSFGVLMLELVTGRMANEAGADGHLATWARKNFTELMANQQEMFQSVVDADIPDQARYMKEMATVFRLGVDFTVVDPQKRPSMRMALKRLCRGCGRGPFRGLLACYLM from the exons ATGAGTCTGCGATTCAGCCACCGTCCTGCGGCGACGCAGCCTATTGTACTCAATGAACAAGCCATTGTTGACAACCTTACTGAAGATAACATGAAAATGACGTGGGCTAGCAGAAGGACATGGGAGGACGAACATCTCTACTTAGTCCATGGTCAGGGTACTGCTGCAGGCAACACTCCCCCGTGCACGTTGGCCGTCAAGAAGTTCCAGAGCATTAACCAAGCGCTGCAAGTAGACAACAATGCCAAGTACCGCTACAATTCGGAGATGTTCCTGTTAGCTAGCAATTCTCATGATAACATCATCAAAGTCGTAGGCCTCATCCAGAGGGAAGACACAATCATGCTCGTTTACGAGTATCCGGTGAACGGCAGCCTTCAGTCCTGGCTGAGCCAACCAATGGATGCTGGTCAGCCACTGAGCTGGCCGCAGAGGAGGTTCATTGCCATTGGTGTGGCCAACGGGCTCTGCCACTTGCACCACAGATGCAAAAGGCCGATTATCCACCACaacatcaactccaacaacatctTGCTTGATCACAATTTCAAGCCTGTGATAGCCGGTTTTGACGCTGCACAGATGAACATGGCCGGGCTCGACCAACCGTTGCCAATTGCGGGCCTGCCTCTTGGTAACTTTGGGTACGCAGCTCCAG AATATGGGGTCGCAGCAAGCGAGCTGACGGAGAAGGTCGACACATACAGCTTTGGGGTGCTCATGCTGGAGCTCGTCACGGGGCGAATGGCCAATGAAGCTGGAGCGGATGGTCATTTGGCGACTTGGGCGCGGAAGAACTTCACTGAGCTGATGGCAAACCAACAGGAAATGTTCCAGAGTGTCGTGGACGCGGACATCCCAGATCAAGCGCGGTACATGAAGGAGATGGCAACTGTGTTTAGGCTGGGTGTTGATTTCACCGTTGTTGATCCACAGAAAAGGCCGTCCATGCGAATGGCTCTCAAACGACTCTGCCGCGGCTGTGGGCGTGGCCCATTCCGTGGCCTCCTCGCCTGCTATCTGATGTGA